The segment acatcttcctcctcatccacctCAAATATGTTCaccctaaactgctgcttctgctacTGTTCACCAGCGACACATCTTTAAaacctgtgaatgtgtgtgcgcgATATGCGCTGTGCGCTGGAGGGCCTTATTAGTTCTGCACACGTTTCttgtgaagtatgaaaagtcccgGCCAAAACAGACTTTGTTCTTGCCATctcaagaaaacaaacaaatttctctgtttttgtggtGTATGTAACAAGCTTAAGACTCAGATCTTTTTGATTACAGCCTGTCAAGTGTCCAAGCAGTCACTGCCTTTGTCTCTTGCAGGAACTGCCTGTTCAGAGCTCTTGGTGACCAGTTAGAGGGTCACTCCCGGGGTCACCTGCGGCTTCGCCAGGAGACTGTCCAGTATATGATGTCCCACCGACAAGACTTTGAGCCCTTTGTGGAGGATGATGTGCCCTTTGCACAGCACTGTAAGTTCGAAACACGGACTAAGTCCACAAAAGTCATTCAGTGGCTtggcagttgttgttgttgtgtcctTGGGCAATGCACTTtactcactcactgtgaatgCGAATGAATGAATATTTGGTGGTGGTTGGAGAGGCCGTAGGCACAAactggcagccacgtctccatcAGTGTCCCCCAGGGAAACTGTGGCTACAGATGTAGCTTCCCACCACCACTGTGTGAATATGGAGCCTTGAAAAGCACCTTATAAGATCAAAGCATTATTAGAAAGAGACTCATTCACATTCAACAACTCTGCGACATTCCCATACATGAGCAGGCCCTTTAAATTCAATAGGGTGCAAATCTGACCAGCAACTTTGCAGTGACCCCTGGTGGTGATTGCTTCTGCTTGCAACAGATTACAAATATTATTTTCTCTCTATTGTACATATTCTTGACCAATTCTAGCTATCAATTCAGGTACCACAATCATTCACATCAATCATAATccatcacatttacattttcataaaTATGAGAGTTTTGGACACCAGTCTCTTAGAAACATACTGCTGCTATAATTATACCATGATATGATTATAAAGACAAACCTGTcaatattagtttttttttttttcatttttcagtgtCCAACCTTTCTCAGCCCGGTACGTTTGCTGGCAATGATGCTATTGTGGCGTTTGCTCGCAGCCAACAGGTGAAAGTGGTCATCCATCAGCTAAACACACCACTGTGGGAGGTCGGTGCAGAAGCTTGGGCTGTCAAGTGCTCTGTAGTGCTATTACTGTGTAAACACCATAtagtttatgttgtgtttttcttctagATAAATGGTGCAGAGAAGCAGGCATGCAGAGAGCTACACATTGCTTACCGCTATGGAGATCATTATGACAGTGTGAGGCGGATTGGAGACAACTCTGAGAGTCCAGCTCAGCTTCGCATAGAGGTACACAACTTACAATATTCACAGTATATACAAATTGTCATTTTGGGTTACTGCAGATACTGCTGTAAAGGTCAGGAGGAAATTATGTCATGCTTCTGATGTTTTCTGGTCATTGCTGTTCCCAGAATCTGCAGAATTCACAGCAGCGTGAGTTTGGGGACGGTCAGAGGGACATACAGAAAAAGGCTCCTATAGCATCAGAGGAGGACAACGTGATCCTGAGCTCCATCAAGAATCGAGGAATCCAGGGTCAGGGGTCATACTTCAATCATTAGCTGCAGGAAGAATTAGACTGTCAACTAAATTGTACATTGGTTCATCACATTTACATACCAACCAccaagtgtttgtgtttctaccCCAGGTGATGAGGAGAATCTGCTCCAGCTGAGTGCAGCAACAATCAATGCTGAATGGCTTGTTGGTTCTATGCTGGGCCAGTCCTGCCAGGGCAATTGTGCCACAGAATCGTGCCCAACCTGCAGAGATAGCAGTGACCTGAAACAGCCAGCGGAGGGCAGCAACTTACAAAAACTTAAGGTgaatttcttttctgttttagtatttttttctgttcaagCTATTCTCTGCAGTCACTTCACAGTCTGCTTGAGTAGTGAAAATAATTACATTCcattcattttatttcacttgTCAGAACACATCTTAGTTAAAGTGATGTGTACCCATTATCCTCAGGTATCAAACAAGcaaagaaaagagcagcaaCGGCAAGAGAAGAAAAAACGTCAAGAGGAGAGGCATCGGCAAAAGTTTCTCCAGAGCAAAGGAATTcaggaccagaaccagaacctacCAGAGTCTGTTACTTTAGTACCAGCTCTCAACACTCTCAGTATATAGACTGGAGCATGGCCAAAAAAACCTACCGCTTCTCTAGCAATTGCTGTCCACAAACTTTTGCACATAGTCAGactaaataacagtaaaataactTTTCCTAAAGAGAATCCTATAGTTTCTTTGCAAACAGTATAAAGGTGCCTGCAAGGTtgcgcgtgtgtgtgagagagatgagTGAAGATCAGAGTGACAGAGCATGACTACCAGTGTTTTTGTTAGATTTCCCTTTGGCTGGATCTGTGGTTGGTGTTGGTCTACCTACAGTACAGCAGCTATTTAACCCCTTTCTATGCTGAACATCTGGCTTTCCACGACAACCATGCAGATAATCCTGTTCTGCCAGTCTTTTTCCATTTGCCACAGATGGAGTTAATGTTTTTTCgaatttttctgtttgttggaGCCGATCAAAGCCAGAAGTAAAGGATGAGTGCAGATAAATGATGATTGTTATACATTCTGTTTTTGGAATGTGGCAATACATAATAAATGATCATTAACTCTTTCTGTGTGAACCAGAAGTTATGCATTATTCAGGCTGATGTTATGCTTTTAAATATGAGGTACATGAGTCGGTTTTCATTTTGTGGCATGATAGAGCAGTTTCACTTTATATAAAACATGGTTACTCAGTATTTTTGACCAGTTTCAAGTGTCAACTTGACAATTTTATACTGTAAATATACCCTTACAGGAACATAAATTGCCTGTTTAATGGTAGTGTTTTATATTCACATTTTTAGTCACTGTTAACTTGCAGCTGATCTACTGATTTATCAGGTAGGTAGCTGTTAGTTTTCTTgaattgtattttttgtttgttcctgGTGACCAAATGTGTTACTGTATATTAGTCCAACTGtagttgtgtctttttttaaaacaaggtGGATAAATGATTGCAAGCCTCTTGATTGAGATACAAACATGTAGCAATAATGTCAATAATTTCAGAAACTGGTCCCTGTGCCGAGTGTGCTATGGAGCTGCAAAACCATGTTTGGGAATTGGGGCTCTCTCAGTCTCTAACACTGGAAGTAAGATCATTTGTTTAATATACGAACTGGCCTACTGGATGCTTTGACTGAGCTGAGGTAagaaaatacactgctcaaaaaaaataaagggaacactaaaataacacctagATCTCAattaatgaaatattccagttgaaaatcttatGACATAGTGAAATACATTTAGAACAAAATAACTTTttaatgatcaatgtaaatcaaaattattaacccatgggggtctggatttggaaccatactcaaaataaaagtggaaaattacattacaggctgatccaacttgagtggaagttcctcaagacaagtcagaatgaggctcagtagtgtgtgtggcctccctAGATGTGCTcaattggattcaggtctgggggacgggcaggccagtccatagcatcaatgccttcatcatgcaggaactgctgacacacttcagccacatgagtcctagcattgtcatgcatcagaaggaacccagggcccactgcaccagcacatggtctcacaatgggtctgacgatctcatcctggtacctaatggcagtcagggtacctctggctagcacatggagggctgtgccaaagaaatgcctccccacgccattactgacccaccaccaaaagTTTGAGCAGAAGCATGCATATCagtgtcctgctgcaggtcatgttgcagggctctggcagtgctcctcctgttcctccttgcaaaggaggaggtagcggtcctgctgctgggttgttgccctcctacggccccctccacgtctcctggtgtactggcctgtctcctggtatctcctccatgctctggacactgtgctgacagtcatgctacctctaggggtgagagcactgacaaaatgcaaaagtgatcaaacatcaggcagaaaggatgagagcagagaactggtctgtggtcagcacctgcagaacctctcctttatagggcttgtcttgataactgcctcatttccacctgttgtctgttccatttgcacaacagcagctgaaactgattcacaatcagtgttgatcctaactggacaggctgatttcacagaagagtgactgacttggagttacactcaacaaaaatataaacgcaacacttttgtttttgctcccatgtttcatgagatggacttgaagatctaaacttcattccagatacacaatattaccattcctctcaaacattgttcacaaatctgtctaaatgtgtgatagtgagcacttctgctttgctgagataatccatcccacctcacag is part of the Parambassis ranga chromosome 7, fParRan2.1, whole genome shotgun sequence genome and harbors:
- the otud3 gene encoding OTU domain-containing protein 3, whose protein sequence is MSRKQTSKPVRGNKKSELERKRDERAARQAIVKDRKNRPQDVDEGAEFVSFSNQLQALGLKLREVPGDGNCLFRALGDQLEGHSRGHLRLRQETVQYMMSHRQDFEPFVEDDVPFAQHLSNLSQPGTFAGNDAIVAFARSQQVKVVIHQLNTPLWEINGAEKQACRELHIAYRYGDHYDSVRRIGDNSESPAQLRIENLQNSQQREFGDGQRDIQKKAPIASEEDNVILSSIKNRGIQGDEENLLQLSAATINAEWLVGSMLGQSCQGNCATESCPTCRDSSDLKQPAEGSNLQKLKVSNKQRKEQQRQEKKKRQEERHRQKFLQSKGIQDQNQNLPESVTLVPALNTLSI